From Kineosporia succinea, the proteins below share one genomic window:
- a CDS encoding (2,3-dihydroxybenzoyl)adenylate synthase: MQRLSSNSGALGVPWPQDAARRYRALGLWEGRSLASRITEAARPRPGQVCLVDGDVRITYGELMARADGLAERLAGRGMRPGDRVVVQMPNCWEFVVVTVACLRLGLIPVWSLMQFRRSELAGVVDRAQARALVVMDHHHGFDHEQLAHEVAAGSGTLEHVLVAGTPSRPASLDLRSLLGPAADPAAAAARLDAQDPGGSSVATLLLSGGTTGVPKLIARTNDDLGYMMREALRVCGFGPDTVLLCLLPVAHGFTNLGPGLLGTLIAGGRVVMARSPSPELVFGLIERERVTAAAAVPAVVDTWVRAHRDEGTADLSSLRLLQVGAAKLHPGPAARIGPVLGARLQQVFGMGEGLLCMTRPGDPDDVVMNTQGRPVSPHDEVRIVDEEGLPVPDGEGGLLLTRGPYTPVGYYDDPVRTAEFYPSGWYVTGDLVRRAPGGNLVVLGRQKDLINRGGEKIDAAEIEELVGQLDGVREVAAVAVPDERLGEALCLYLVPEPGSEPSLDDVRAFMTAHEVARFKLPARMVVVPHLPRTAIGKIDKRALGRESTSVPDGSPGPAAA, encoded by the coding sequence GTGCAACGCCTTTCGTCGAATTCGGGCGCGCTCGGGGTGCCCTGGCCCCAGGACGCCGCGCGACGCTACCGGGCCCTGGGCCTGTGGGAGGGCCGGTCGCTGGCCTCCCGGATCACCGAGGCGGCCCGACCCCGGCCCGGCCAGGTGTGCCTGGTGGACGGCGACGTCCGCATCACCTACGGCGAGCTCATGGCCCGCGCCGACGGACTGGCCGAACGCCTGGCCGGCCGGGGAATGCGCCCCGGCGACCGGGTGGTCGTCCAGATGCCGAACTGCTGGGAGTTCGTCGTGGTCACCGTGGCCTGCCTGCGCCTCGGCCTGATCCCGGTCTGGAGCCTCATGCAGTTCCGCCGCTCCGAGCTCGCGGGCGTCGTGGACCGCGCCCAGGCGCGGGCCCTCGTCGTGATGGACCACCACCACGGCTTCGACCACGAGCAGCTGGCCCACGAGGTGGCCGCCGGCTCCGGCACGCTGGAGCACGTCCTGGTCGCGGGAACACCGTCACGGCCCGCGAGTCTCGACCTGCGTTCACTGCTCGGGCCCGCCGCCGACCCGGCGGCCGCGGCCGCCCGCCTGGACGCCCAGGACCCGGGCGGCTCCTCGGTGGCGACGCTGTTGCTGTCGGGCGGAACCACCGGCGTCCCCAAACTCATCGCCCGCACCAACGACGACCTCGGCTACATGATGCGGGAAGCGCTGCGCGTGTGCGGTTTCGGGCCGGACACCGTGCTCCTGTGCCTGCTGCCGGTCGCCCACGGCTTCACCAACCTCGGGCCCGGCCTCCTGGGCACGCTGATCGCGGGCGGCCGGGTGGTGATGGCGCGCTCGCCCTCCCCGGAGCTGGTCTTCGGCCTGATCGAGCGGGAACGCGTGACCGCGGCGGCGGCGGTCCCGGCGGTCGTGGACACCTGGGTCCGGGCCCACCGCGACGAGGGCACCGCCGACCTCTCCTCGCTGCGGCTGCTGCAGGTGGGGGCCGCGAAGCTGCACCCCGGCCCGGCCGCGCGGATCGGCCCGGTGCTGGGCGCACGCCTGCAGCAGGTGTTCGGCATGGGGGAGGGCCTGCTGTGCATGACCCGGCCCGGCGACCCCGACGACGTGGTGATGAACACCCAGGGGCGTCCGGTCTCACCCCACGACGAGGTGCGGATCGTGGACGAGGAGGGGCTCCCCGTGCCGGACGGTGAGGGTGGCCTCCTGCTGACCCGGGGCCCGTACACCCCGGTCGGCTACTACGACGACCCGGTGCGCACCGCGGAGTTCTACCCCTCCGGGTGGTACGTCACCGGTGACCTGGTGCGCCGCGCCCCCGGAGGCAACCTGGTCGTCCTGGGCCGGCAGAAGGACCTGATCAACCGGGGCGGGGAGAAGATCGACGCGGCCGAGATCGAGGAACTGGTCGGGCAACTCGACGGCGTGCGCGAGGTGGCCGCCGTCGCCGTGCCGGACGAGCGCCTGGGCGAGGCCCTGTGTCTGTACCTGGTGCCGGAGCCGGGCAGCGAGCCGTCCCTCGACGACGTGCGCGCGTTCATGACGGCCCACGAGGTCGCCCGGTTCAAGCTGCCGGCCCGGATGGTCGTCGTGCCGCACCTGCCGCGCACCGCCATCGGCAAGATCGACAAGCGGGCCCTGGGCCGCGAGAGCACCTCTGTCCCCGACGGGTCGCCCGGCCCGGCGGCAGCCTGA
- a CDS encoding tryptophan halogenase family protein, whose protein sequence is MTEQIRRILIVGGGTAGWLSAAYLNRAFGEKVEITLVESPRIPRIGVGEATVPTLRTTFSFLGMEESDWMPKTQAAFKSAVRFNDWRKPAAGQSRHVYYHPFFTVPEPPVPYFEKPFHKRFGRGVSMAHFWLKAHLEGDTRVRDTFGDAGMALQHLCELNKAPKPLPGSEEADPGFRYAYHFDAALIAQYLAELAGSRGVRRVLADVRDVRVDEHGVIEHVVIEDGSVLTADLYLDCTGFRGLLINQALKEPFVSASEYLLCDSAVAMPAAHKPGDLAPYTSATARDNGWIWEIPLLDREGTGYVYSSRHTGPDEAEKHLRDYLGERAHDVEANHIRMRVGHNRRSWVGNCVAVGLSSCFVEPLESTTIALIEYQLALLVLHFPDRHDNELRRGRYNDLMVDAFEDLRDFIVMHYTLTDRDDTEFWTDVRKAPIPESLSRKFAEYARSVIIPDGSQLRLFETRSLWAILSGMGFPFTQAPPAVEMMDDAAAWEMLAQIDREREQYGRSLPGHREYLQSQRG, encoded by the coding sequence GTGACCGAGCAGATTCGCAGGATCCTGATCGTCGGCGGTGGCACTGCGGGCTGGCTCTCGGCGGCCTACCTGAACCGGGCCTTCGGCGAGAAGGTCGAGATCACGCTGGTGGAGTCGCCCCGGATCCCCCGGATCGGCGTCGGCGAGGCCACGGTGCCGACGCTGCGCACGACGTTCAGCTTCCTGGGGATGGAGGAGTCGGACTGGATGCCGAAGACCCAGGCGGCCTTCAAGTCCGCCGTCCGCTTCAACGACTGGCGCAAGCCGGCCGCGGGGCAGTCGCGGCACGTCTACTACCACCCGTTCTTCACCGTCCCCGAACCGCCGGTCCCGTACTTCGAGAAGCCGTTCCACAAGCGGTTCGGGCGCGGTGTCTCGATGGCCCACTTCTGGCTGAAGGCCCACCTGGAGGGGGACACCCGGGTCCGCGACACCTTCGGTGACGCCGGCATGGCCCTGCAGCACCTGTGTGAGCTGAACAAGGCACCCAAGCCCCTGCCGGGTTCGGAGGAGGCCGACCCCGGCTTCCGCTACGCCTACCACTTCGACGCGGCGCTCATCGCGCAGTACCTGGCGGAACTGGCCGGGTCCCGGGGGGTTCGACGGGTCCTGGCCGATGTGCGCGACGTGAGGGTGGACGAGCACGGCGTCATCGAGCACGTCGTGATCGAGGACGGCAGCGTCCTGACCGCCGACCTCTACCTCGACTGCACCGGTTTCCGGGGGCTGCTGATCAACCAGGCCCTCAAGGAGCCGTTCGTCAGCGCGTCGGAGTACCTGCTGTGCGACTCCGCGGTGGCGATGCCCGCCGCCCACAAGCCGGGTGACCTGGCCCCCTACACCTCGGCGACCGCCCGCGACAACGGCTGGATCTGGGAGATCCCGCTGCTCGACCGGGAGGGCACCGGCTACGTCTACTCCAGCCGGCACACCGGGCCGGACGAGGCGGAGAAACACCTGCGCGACTACCTGGGCGAGCGCGCCCACGACGTTGAGGCCAACCACATCCGGATGCGGGTCGGGCACAACCGCCGCTCGTGGGTCGGGAACTGTGTCGCGGTCGGTCTTTCCAGCTGTTTCGTGGAGCCGCTGGAATCCACGACCATCGCCCTGATCGAGTACCAGCTGGCGCTTCTGGTGCTGCACTTCCCCGACCGGCACGACAACGAACTGCGCCGGGGGCGTTACAACGACCTGATGGTCGACGCGTTCGAGGACCTGCGCGACTTCATCGTCATGCACTACACGCTGACCGACCGGGACGACACCGAGTTCTGGACCGACGTGCGCAAGGCCCCGATCCCCGAGAGCCTGAGCCGGAAGTTCGCCGAGTACGCCCGCAGCGTGATCATTCCGGACGGCAGCCAGCTGCGGCTGTTCGAGACCCGCAGCCTGTGGGCGATCCTGTCGGGCATGGGTTTCCCCTTCACCCAGGCGCCACCGGCCGTCGAGATGATGGACGACGCGGCGGCCTGGGAGATGCTCGCCCAGATCGACCGGGAGCGCGAGCAGTACGGACGCAGTCTGCCCGGCCACCGTGAGTACCTGCAGTCCCAGCGGGGCTGA
- a CDS encoding FAD-binding protein: MTRHPVVPLAVPVLPELDRILGPRVVTRLSDLAEASTDFGRLYRRRPLAVVRPAGPHQLAQVCRLAHDHGVPVVPRGAGHSTEGLCLAPGGIVVDTRHLSSVESYVDPRGEHLLSARAGARWRDVVGHTLPGGLIPPVLPDYLGLTVGGTLAAGGFSGATQHFGSQADTVRELEVVTPAGELVTCSAQTHPDLFDAVRGGSGRHGIITRAVLPLRRAPSRRLWLRLGHDSPEAALQSQFRALDGRFTHLEGMVRRTGDGWRFTTDALLDLDLDDELDLDVAAGELVSDLGGELDDVRVTPFPDWLFRFDAVEQQQRADGSWHRRHPRCTVVLPGRHAAAIVRRTLDGLSGSLLGAGGSILLYAFPTHRLEAPGVARAADPYSVLFGLQRTAPGGDREVLDAMRRANAELVATARRVGGSPYPRAAGPDD; encoded by the coding sequence ATGACACGTCACCCGGTCGTCCCGCTCGCCGTTCCCGTGCTGCCCGAACTGGACCGGATCCTCGGCCCCCGGGTCGTGACCCGGCTGTCCGACCTGGCCGAGGCCTCGACGGACTTCGGCCGGCTGTACCGTCGGCGTCCCCTGGCGGTGGTGCGGCCGGCCGGGCCGCACCAGCTGGCCCAGGTCTGCCGCCTCGCCCACGACCACGGGGTCCCGGTGGTCCCCCGGGGGGCCGGGCACTCCACCGAGGGGCTGTGCCTGGCCCCGGGCGGCATCGTCGTCGACACCCGGCACCTGTCATCCGTCGAGTCGTACGTCGACCCGCGCGGGGAGCACCTGCTGAGCGCCCGGGCCGGTGCCCGGTGGCGGGACGTCGTCGGGCACACCCTGCCCGGCGGGCTCATCCCCCCGGTCCTGCCCGACTACCTCGGCCTGACGGTCGGGGGGACGCTGGCGGCCGGTGGGTTCAGTGGCGCCACCCAGCATTTCGGCAGTCAGGCCGACACCGTGCGCGAGCTCGAGGTGGTCACGCCGGCGGGCGAACTCGTCACCTGCTCGGCCCAGACCCACCCGGATCTGTTCGACGCGGTCCGTGGGGGCAGCGGCCGTCACGGCATCATCACCCGCGCCGTCCTGCCGCTGCGGCGCGCGCCCTCCCGGCGGCTGTGGCTGCGCCTGGGCCACGACAGCCCGGAAGCTGCTCTCCAGAGCCAGTTCCGGGCTCTCGACGGCCGGTTCACGCACCTCGAGGGCATGGTCCGCCGCACCGGTGACGGCTGGCGGTTCACCACCGACGCCCTGCTCGACCTCGACCTGGACGACGAGCTGGACCTGGACGTCGCCGCCGGGGAACTGGTCAGCGATCTCGGCGGCGAGCTGGACGACGTCCGGGTCACGCCCTTCCCGGACTGGCTCTTCCGGTTCGACGCCGTCGAGCAACAGCAGCGGGCCGACGGGAGCTGGCACCGCCGGCATCCCCGCTGCACGGTCGTCCTGCCGGGCCGGCACGCGGCCGCGATCGTCCGGCGGACCCTCGACGGCCTGAGCGGATCCCTGCTCGGCGCCGGCGGATCGATCCTGCTCTACGCGTTCCCCACGCACCGGCTGGAGGCCCCCGGGGTGGCCCGGGCCGCCGACCCGTACAGCGTGCTGTTCGGTCTGCAGCGCACGGCTCCCGGCGGCGACCGGGAGGTGCTGGACGCGATGCGGCGGGCCAACGCCGAGCTCGTCGCCACGGCCCGGCGGGTCGGGGGCAGCCCGTACCCGCGGGCCGCCGGGCCGGACGACTGA
- a CDS encoding alpha/beta fold hydrolase encodes MTTDKESYDGRVIHLDDDFDQLEGRVVEKVTSRDGTRIAFERIGSGPPVVVVGAGLNDRVMFTPLATSMASEFTVVNYDRRGRGDSDLGDLDTWSIEAEIDDLKAVLGAVGEPAHVFGNCTGGVISVLAAARGVPMRKLAVYEPPYWSWRTSENDLDHLRELVDQDDRTEIVTVFARDIASFVKPENIEAFKSHPAWAAFESMAPSAYYDALIGCRHLEIPYEEVRRITVPTLVMSGTIGVKEIHEACARLVEEIPTAELLVREGFDHLFDQVAWAPNLMEFFAG; translated from the coding sequence ATGACGACGGACAAGGAATCCTACGACGGCCGCGTGATCCACCTCGACGACGACTTCGACCAGCTCGAGGGCCGGGTCGTGGAGAAGGTGACCTCGCGGGACGGCACCCGGATCGCGTTCGAGCGCATCGGTTCCGGGCCGCCGGTGGTCGTGGTCGGCGCCGGTCTCAACGACCGCGTCATGTTCACGCCCCTGGCCACGAGCATGGCCTCCGAGTTCACGGTGGTCAACTACGACCGGCGCGGACGCGGGGACAGCGACCTCGGCGACCTGGACACCTGGTCGATCGAGGCCGAGATCGACGACCTCAAGGCCGTTCTGGGGGCGGTCGGCGAGCCGGCGCACGTCTTCGGGAACTGCACCGGCGGGGTGATCTCGGTGCTCGCCGCCGCCCGCGGCGTGCCGATGCGCAAACTCGCCGTGTACGAGCCGCCCTACTGGTCGTGGCGCACCAGTGAGAACGACCTGGATCACCTGCGCGAGCTGGTGGACCAGGACGACAGGACGGAGATCGTCACCGTCTTCGCCCGGGACATCGCCAGTTTCGTCAAGCCGGAGAACATCGAGGCGTTCAAGAGCCACCCGGCGTGGGCGGCCTTCGAGTCGATGGCTCCCTCCGCGTACTACGACGCGCTGATCGGCTGCCGGCACCTGGAGATCCCCTACGAGGAGGTCCGGCGGATCACGGTGCCGACGCTGGTGATGAGCGGGACCATCGGGGTGAAGGAGATCCACGAGGCGTGCGCGCGCCTGGTCGAGGAGATCCCGACCGCGGAACTCCTGGTCCGGGAGGGCTTCGACCACCTGTTCGACCAGGTGGCGTGGGCTCCCAACCTGATGGAGTTCTTCGCCGGATGA
- a CDS encoding cytochrome P450 family protein — protein sequence MSASVCPYVLDPDGADTHGETDKLRDQGPIARVELPDGVLAWSVHDYELGKAIMGNQELWSKNPRKSWPEYIRGEISNGWPLITWAAMDTMATQDGADHARLRSLLLRAFTQRRVDAMKPKIEATVGELLDNLAAQEPGTVVDLKGLFHMELPTRLMCDLFGVPEERRADVLAGGHKNIDTRISSDVAEANLEQWQDAITELVAYKRANPGDDLTSGMIAAKNEDGSALSDSEMIGTLHLLLGAGSETLVNALAHASVALMNDPKLLADVRSGAVSWDDVFEETLRVESPVAHLPFRFATQDVEIGGHQVSKGDVMLVDFAGIGRDPKNHGDTKNEFDVNREDKTHLSFGFGVHYCLGARLAKSAWMTGIPALFERFPDIALAVPKDDLVGQGSFVVNGHAEVPVYLEGAPVGALV from the coding sequence ATGTCTGCCAGTGTGTGCCCGTACGTTCTGGACCCCGATGGCGCCGACACCCATGGGGAGACCGACAAGCTGCGCGACCAGGGGCCCATCGCCCGGGTCGAGCTGCCCGACGGCGTGCTCGCGTGGTCGGTGCACGACTACGAGCTCGGCAAGGCCATCATGGGCAACCAGGAACTGTGGTCCAAGAACCCGCGCAAGAGCTGGCCGGAGTACATCCGGGGCGAGATCTCCAACGGCTGGCCCCTGATCACGTGGGCGGCCATGGACACGATGGCGACCCAGGACGGCGCCGACCACGCCCGGCTGCGGAGCCTGCTGCTGCGCGCGTTCACCCAGCGCCGGGTCGACGCCATGAAGCCGAAGATCGAGGCGACGGTCGGTGAGCTGCTCGACAACCTGGCGGCTCAGGAACCCGGCACGGTGGTGGACCTCAAGGGCCTGTTCCACATGGAGCTGCCCACCCGGCTCATGTGCGACCTGTTCGGCGTCCCGGAGGAGCGCCGCGCCGACGTGCTGGCCGGCGGCCACAAGAACATCGACACCCGGATCTCCAGCGACGTGGCCGAGGCCAACCTCGAGCAGTGGCAGGACGCCATCACCGAGCTGGTCGCCTACAAGCGCGCCAACCCGGGCGACGACCTGACCTCGGGGATGATCGCCGCGAAGAACGAGGACGGCTCGGCCCTCAGCGACTCGGAGATGATCGGGACGCTCCACCTGCTCCTCGGGGCCGGTTCGGAGACCCTGGTCAACGCCCTGGCCCACGCCTCGGTCGCGCTCATGAACGACCCGAAACTGCTGGCGGACGTGCGGTCCGGCGCGGTCTCGTGGGACGACGTGTTCGAGGAGACCCTCCGGGTCGAGTCCCCGGTGGCGCACCTGCCGTTCCGGTTCGCGACCCAGGACGTCGAGATCGGCGGGCACCAGGTGTCCAAGGGAGACGTCATGCTCGTCGACTTCGCCGGTATCGGGCGTGACCCGAAGAACCACGGCGACACCAAGAACGAGTTCGACGTGAACCGCGAGGACAAGACCCACCTGTCGTTCGGGTTCGGGGTGCACTACTGCCTCGGCGCCCGGCTCGCCAAGAGCGCCTGGATGACCGGGATCCCGGCCCTGTTCGAGCGTTTCCCGGACATCGCCCTGGCTGTCCCCAAGGACGACCTGGTGGGCCAGGGCAGCTTCGTGGTCAACGGCCACGCCGAGGTGCCGGTCTACCTGGAGGGGGCACCCGTGGGAGCGCTCGTATGA
- a CDS encoding DUF5987 family protein has product MDQRYPGLSPDQILTLEAFADTVIPGRRRSEDDVAISGVHDTPGAVEAGALDVLTDPAAGLSDGIGEMADLLHERVTELIPAEQVPSPSVVDGREVPVFVRLTYEQRRLVVAALTESSYPEREIWFLVALFAYMAYDSAPHLDTAKAVRDGHPGLLQLGFDQPGDDGLWRNDKPGYGRPTARPRPGTDERGNLP; this is encoded by the coding sequence ATGGACCAGCGGTACCCGGGACTCAGCCCGGATCAGATCCTGACCCTCGAAGCGTTCGCCGACACCGTGATTCCCGGCCGGCGGCGCAGTGAGGACGACGTGGCGATCAGCGGGGTGCACGACACCCCGGGCGCGGTCGAGGCGGGGGCCCTGGACGTGCTCACCGACCCGGCCGCCGGACTCTCCGACGGGATCGGGGAGATGGCCGACCTGCTGCACGAGCGGGTGACCGAACTGATTCCGGCCGAACAGGTTCCGTCCCCGTCCGTGGTGGACGGCCGGGAGGTCCCGGTCTTCGTGCGGCTCACCTACGAGCAGCGCCGCCTGGTGGTCGCCGCGCTCACCGAGTCGTCGTACCCCGAACGCGAGATCTGGTTCCTGGTGGCGCTGTTCGCGTACATGGCCTACGACAGCGCGCCGCACCTGGACACCGCCAAGGCCGTGCGGGACGGGCATCCGGGGCTCCTGCAGCTCGGTTTCGACCAGCCCGGCGACGACGGCCTCTGGCGCAACGACAAGCCCGGGTACGGCCGCCCGACCGCCCGGCCCCGGCCGGGGACCGACGAGAGAGGGAACCTGCCGTGA
- a CDS encoding FAD-dependent oxidoreductase, translating into MSAVESVDVVVIGSGFGGAIPAYHLAAGGARVVVLERGPWLSSGELEHSFKFGSSATRAFDFTAGSGMSVLGGNCVGGGSVVYFAAMPRPPAFVFERQGSLGRRIWPRALSRETLNPWYDRVTESVQVEDATWKDISYGGGLWGALCDHAGRTANPLPSAVDGEKCVDCNWMMAGCRFDAKKSLTLNYLPAAVAHGAQIRPLHEVQQITREGQEYLVHFRTVDPVDYRVLGEEGTLRAAVVIVAAGAGATPVILQRSEPALGAMPHGVGRYFSGNGERLNVVEIDEERVRSVLGLQGRNGGGYSAFQVGRGPVVANWDKLDAALPEFERYSLEQLYFPPGLGTVLARAGGPSPDWFGLDKKELLARWQSWLIIFEMIEDDNEGVFGPPPPTGNSVRLAQQTLGRGTLRYRPRPSTLAAWARADADISDIVGRDGLGVARPWTNDLVGAYTVHPLSSCRVGDDPATSALDNGHELYGHPGIFVTDGSAVPTALTVNPSMTIAAMAERAVPNIVRRLREAGRPVRYGAPVPVP; encoded by the coding sequence GTGAGCGCGGTCGAGAGCGTGGACGTGGTGGTCATCGGCAGCGGCTTCGGGGGTGCGATCCCCGCCTATCACCTGGCCGCCGGCGGCGCCCGCGTGGTGGTGCTGGAACGCGGGCCCTGGCTCAGCAGCGGGGAACTCGAGCACAGCTTCAAGTTCGGCAGCTCGGCCACCCGGGCGTTCGACTTCACCGCGGGGTCCGGGATGAGCGTGCTGGGCGGGAACTGCGTGGGCGGCGGCAGCGTCGTGTACTTCGCGGCGATGCCCCGGCCGCCGGCCTTCGTCTTCGAGCGTCAGGGCAGCCTGGGCCGCCGGATCTGGCCCCGGGCGCTGTCCCGGGAGACGCTGAACCCCTGGTACGACCGGGTGACCGAGTCGGTGCAGGTCGAGGACGCGACCTGGAAGGACATCAGCTACGGCGGCGGCCTGTGGGGGGCGCTGTGCGACCACGCCGGCCGCACCGCCAACCCGCTGCCCAGCGCGGTGGACGGTGAGAAGTGCGTGGACTGCAACTGGATGATGGCCGGGTGCCGGTTCGACGCGAAGAAGTCCCTCACCCTGAACTACCTGCCGGCGGCGGTGGCCCACGGCGCGCAGATCCGCCCGCTGCACGAGGTGCAGCAGATCACCCGGGAGGGCCAGGAGTACCTGGTCCACTTCCGCACGGTCGACCCCGTCGACTACCGGGTCCTGGGTGAGGAGGGCACGCTGCGGGCCGCCGTCGTGATCGTGGCCGCCGGCGCCGGGGCCACCCCGGTGATCCTGCAGCGCTCGGAGCCCGCCCTCGGGGCGATGCCGCACGGGGTGGGACGGTACTTCTCCGGCAACGGGGAGCGCCTGAACGTCGTGGAGATCGACGAGGAGCGGGTCCGCTCCGTCCTGGGCCTGCAGGGGCGCAACGGCGGCGGCTACTCGGCCTTCCAGGTGGGACGCGGCCCGGTCGTGGCCAACTGGGACAAGCTCGACGCCGCGCTGCCGGAGTTCGAGCGGTACTCCCTGGAACAGCTCTACTTCCCACCGGGTCTGGGCACCGTCCTGGCCCGGGCCGGGGGTCCCTCCCCGGACTGGTTCGGGCTGGACAAGAAGGAGCTCCTGGCCCGCTGGCAGTCCTGGCTGATCATCTTCGAGATGATCGAGGACGACAACGAGGGGGTGTTCGGTCCGCCGCCGCCGACCGGCAACTCGGTGCGGCTGGCCCAGCAGACGCTGGGCCGGGGGACCCTGCGCTACCGGCCCCGGCCGAGCACCCTGGCGGCCTGGGCCCGGGCCGACGCGGACATCTCCGACATCGTCGGGCGCGACGGCCTCGGCGTGGCCCGGCCCTGGACCAACGACCTGGTCGGCGCGTACACCGTGCACCCGCTGTCGTCCTGCCGGGTCGGTGACGACCCGGCCACCTCCGCCCTCGACAACGGTCACGAGTTGTACGGTCACCCGGGAATTTTCGTCACCGACGGGTCGGCCGTGCCGACCGCGCTGACGGTGAACCCCTCGATGACCATCGCCGCGATGGCCGAGCGGGCGGTCCCGAACATCGTCCGGCGCCTGCGGGAGGCGGGTCGCCCGGTCCGCTACGGCGCCCCGGTCCCCGTTCCCTGA
- a CDS encoding DUF2505 domain-containing protein, whose product MFFERHTDLETAFPEVFRQMTSRSYQDEKAQRLEVVEHRCDITDAGSGRITVVSRRTSPAGSVPELIRAMVKPTLTVTETESWHAPDGGPGRQGDFSVQVSGAPIAVKGTVHLDPAGTGCRLTFEGELRTTVPLFRSAIESAASGRVIDTIEAEFALLQDIFRPGAATDGAARRSVDQ is encoded by the coding sequence ATGTTCTTCGAACGCCACACCGATCTGGAGACGGCCTTCCCGGAGGTCTTCCGGCAGATGACCTCTCGCTCCTACCAGGACGAGAAGGCCCAGCGCCTGGAGGTGGTGGAGCACCGCTGCGACATCACCGACGCGGGCTCGGGGCGGATCACCGTGGTGAGCCGCCGCACCAGCCCGGCGGGCAGCGTGCCGGAACTCATCCGCGCCATGGTGAAACCCACGCTGACCGTCACGGAGACGGAGAGCTGGCACGCCCCGGACGGCGGGCCCGGTCGGCAGGGAGACTTCTCCGTCCAGGTCTCGGGGGCGCCGATCGCGGTGAAGGGCACCGTGCACCTGGACCCGGCCGGCACCGGCTGCCGGCTCACCTTCGAGGGGGAGCTGCGCACGACCGTCCCGCTCTTCCGCTCGGCGATCGAGTCGGCGGCCTCGGGCCGGGTCATCGACACCATCGAGGCCGAGTTCGCCCTCCTGCAGGACATCTTCCGCCCCGGCGCCGCCACCGACGGTGCGGCCCGCCGGTCCGTCGACCAGTGA
- a CDS encoding maleylpyruvate isomerase family mycothiol-dependent enzyme — protein MPASPDILSAFDHDTHALLTMIDAIPEADWERDTPAEGWTVRDQVAHVAFVFDLARSACADPPAFSAALAAVAEHGFEQAVNGALVPWGAGTTQDVLGRLRQARSAVAQALSEVSTPTVPWLQNPLPPDVLTMAGMLETLAHGQDIADAVGVVREHTDTLAYIVHFVHRTRDFGYLGTDLTPPENEFRFEVELPSGRVLEVGPTDSPDVVRGPALDLCLLAARRRHVDDLALTATGRAAEWLPLAQAYRGPGGAGRRPGQFAAAQ, from the coding sequence GTGCCCGCCTCACCCGACATCCTGAGTGCGTTCGACCACGACACCCACGCCCTGCTGACCATGATCGACGCGATCCCCGAAGCGGACTGGGAACGCGACACCCCGGCCGAGGGCTGGACGGTGCGCGACCAGGTGGCCCACGTGGCGTTCGTCTTCGACCTGGCCCGCTCGGCGTGCGCCGACCCCCCGGCCTTCTCGGCCGCGCTGGCCGCCGTCGCCGAGCACGGCTTCGAGCAGGCCGTGAACGGTGCCCTCGTCCCCTGGGGGGCCGGCACCACCCAGGACGTGCTGGGCCGTCTGCGGCAGGCCCGCTCCGCGGTGGCGCAGGCCCTGTCCGAGGTCAGCACACCGACCGTGCCCTGGCTGCAGAACCCCCTGCCGCCGGACGTCCTGACCATGGCCGGGATGCTGGAGACGCTCGCCCACGGGCAGGACATCGCCGACGCGGTCGGGGTCGTGCGCGAGCACACCGACACGCTGGCCTACATCGTGCACTTCGTGCACCGCACCCGCGACTTCGGCTACCTGGGAACCGATCTCACGCCACCGGAGAACGAGTTCCGGTTCGAGGTGGAACTGCCGTCGGGCCGGGTCCTGGAGGTCGGCCCGACGGACAGTCCCGACGTCGTGCGCGGCCCGGCCCTGGACCTGTGCCTGCTGGCCGCCCGCCGACGGCACGTGGACGACCTCGCGCTGACGGCCACCGGCCGGGCCGCCGAGTGGCTCCCGCTGGCCCAGGCCTACCGCGGGCCGGGGGGTGCCGGCCGCAGGCCGGGCCAGTTCGCCGCGGCACAATAG
- a CDS encoding acyl-CoA thioesterase codes for MKDYYEITHVVGFEETNLVGNVYYANYVRWQGRCREMFLFERAPAVLRAVQDDLKLFTIRVSCEFFSELTAFDPISIRLRLVELAQTQVEFSFEYLLVRDGEERLVATGRQRIACMRGPNGATRPCPVPAELVSALKPYSMHGGVR; via the coding sequence ATGAAGGACTACTACGAGATCACGCATGTCGTCGGGTTCGAGGAGACGAACCTTGTCGGTAACGTCTACTACGCCAACTACGTGCGCTGGCAGGGCCGCTGCCGCGAGATGTTCCTGTTCGAGCGGGCCCCCGCGGTCCTGCGCGCGGTCCAGGACGACCTGAAGCTGTTCACCATCCGGGTGAGCTGTGAGTTCTTCTCCGAGCTGACGGCCTTCGACCCGATCTCGATCCGCCTGCGCCTGGTCGAGCTGGCGCAGACGCAGGTGGAGTTCTCCTTCGAGTACCTGCTGGTGAGAGACGGTGAGGAGCGGCTGGTGGCGACCGGCCGGCAGCGCATCGCCTGCATGCGGGGGCCGAACGGGGCCACCCGTCCCTGTCCGGTGCCGGCCGAGCTGGTGTCGGCGCTGAAGCCGTATTCGATGCATGGAGGGGTACGTTGA